Genomic window (Candidatus Methylomirabilota bacterium):
CCCCGAACCTCGCGGCCTACTACTGCCCCGGCTGCTCCCCGGACCGCGACCCGCTCGAGGAGATCCTGACCGTGCGCTGGTGCAACACGCACCAGCCCATGCTCGGGGGCTTCGACGACGAGCGGGTCGAGCTCGGCAAGGACATCACGTATTCGTCGGGCGACGCGGAGGCCGCGACGAATCGTCCGTGGTGCGAGCTGGTGCATCGCGCCTCCAGGCGCGCGTAACCCCCGCCCGAGCCGCCCTTCAGGACACCCGCCCGAGATAGGCCCGCGCCACGCGCGCGTCCCTCGCGATCTCGCCGGCGCGCCCCGCGAGGACGATGCGGCCCCGCTCCAGCACGTAGCCGCGGTCGGCGATCTCCAGCGCCGCCTCGGCGAGCTGCTCGACGACGAGCAGCGTCAGGCCGTCGTCGCGGAGCCGCGCTAACGCCGCGAACACCTCGGCCGCGAGCCGTGGCGCGAGCCCGAGCGACGGCTCGTCGAGGAGCAGGAGCCGCGGGCGCGCCATGAGCGCGCGCGCGATCGCGAGCATCTGCTGCTCGCCGCCCGAGAGCGTGCCCGCGGGCAGGCGCCGTCGCTCGCGGAGGATCGGAAACCGGTCCAGCTGGCGCTCCACGTCCTCGGCCACGCCCGCGTCGCGGCGGCTGTAGGCGCCGAGGCGGAGGTTGTCGAGGACGCTCTGGTCGGGAAAGATCAGGCGCCCTTCCGGCACGAGGGCGATCCCGTGGCGGGCGATCCAGTGGGCGGGGCGGCCGGCGAGGTCCCGCCTCTCGAACGCCACTCGCCCGCGCGAGGCGCGCGCGAGGCCGGCGATGGTCTTGAGGGTCGTGCTCTTGCCGGCGCCGTTCGCGCCGATGATCACCGCGATCTCGCCGCGCCGCACCTCGAAGGAGAGCCCGTGCAGGACCTCCATGCGGTCGTACGCGGTCACGAGGTCGGCGACCTCGAGCAGCGCCTCGCCCGTGTCGCGCGCGCCCGCGCGGTCGAGCGCGGCCGCCCGCCCGCGAGGCGCGCCGAGATAGGCCTCGACGACGGCGGGGTCCTGCTGGACGGCGGCCGGCGGGCCGGAGGCGATCGTGCGCCCGTAGTTGAGGACGGTGACGCGGTCGGAGACGCCCATGACGAGGTCCATGTGATGCCCGACCAGGAGCACCGCGGTGCCCGTCGCGCGGACGCGCGCGATCAGGTCGGCGAGCGCGGCGATCTCCTCCTGGGAGAGGCCCGCCGCCGGCTCGTCGAGCAGGAGCACCGCGGGCCGTCGCGCGAGCGCCCGCGCGATCTCCACGAGCCGCCGGTGGCCGAACGGCAGGTTCCGGGCGAGCTCGTGCGGATCGCCCCGGTACCCGACGAAGTCGAGGAGCCCGCGCGCTTCTGCCGCGAGCCGCCGCTCGCCCGCCCGCACCCCCGGCAGGCCCAGGAGCGCGGCGGCGAGCGAGCCCGGCCGCCCGCCGCGAAGCCCGATCCTCACGTTGTCGAGGACGCTCAGCGTCTCGAAGAGGTGCGTGGTCTGGAACGTCCGCCCGATCCCCGCGCGCGCGATGCGGTGCGGCGGGAGCCCGGCGAGCGAGCGCCGGCCGAAGTCCACCGCGCCCGCCGACGGGCGATAGAAGCCGCTGAGGATGTTGAGCAGCGTCGTCTTGCCGGCGCCGTTCGGCCCGATGAGGCCGTGGACCCGGCCCGGCGGCAGCGTCAGCTCGCCGCCGGCCACGGCGAGGATGCCGCCGAAGCGCATCTCGAGCCCGCGCGCCTGGAGGGGCGGCGCCTCGACGGCGGCCATCCGCCACTCGAGCGACTCGCCCGCGTCGGCGGTGGCCCGGCCGCGCCGCGCGAGCGCCCCGACGA
Coding sequences:
- a CDS encoding ATP-binding cassette domain-containing protein, which produces RLGGLELTLPRYYYVVGLAVLASLTLARNLARSPWGRALVGVRDSELAAESLGLSPYLVRTVAFTLGAAFAAVGGCLYAFLAGFVSPDSFTLQTSILFLLIVLFGGLGRVAGPVVGSVVLIVLPEVLQRIADYRLVMYGALLLGSIYFLPGGVVGALARRGRATADAGESLEWRMAAVEAPPLQARGLEMRFGGILAVAGGELTLPPGRVHGLIGPNGAGKTTLLNILSGFYRPSAGAVDFGRRSLAGLPPHRIARAGIGRTFQTTHLFETLSVLDNVRIGLRGGRPGSLAAALLGLPGVRAGERRLAAEARGLLDFVGYRGDPHELARNLPFGHRRLVEIARALARRPAVLLLDEPAAGLSQEEIAALADLIARVRATGTAVLLVGHHMDLVMGVSDRVTVLNYGRTIASGPPAAVQQDPAVVEAYLGAPRGRAAALDRAGARDTGEALLEVADLVTAYDRMEVLHGLSFEVRRGEIAVIIGANGAGKSTTLKTIAGLARASRGRVAFERRDLAGRPAHWIARHGIALVPEGRLIFPDQSVLDNLRLGAYSRRDAGVAEDVERQLDRFPILRERRRLPAGTLSGGEQQMLAIARALMARPRLLLLDEPSLGLAPRLAAEVFAALARLRDDGLTLLVVEQLAEAALEIADRGYVLERGRIVLAGRAGEIARDARVARAYLGRVS